The Aureitalea marina genome includes a window with the following:
- a CDS encoding HdeD family acid-resistance protein, whose amino-acid sequence MPQTFLKRARGAVKYWYLPLLAGLVLIGIGIWTFAKPEASYAALAFLFALSFLISGAAEALFALNNRKILDGWGWTFVMGLLTLVVGLIMLNRPELSKITLAFFVGFVVLFRSFQAISVAIDLRNFRVTAWGNLMVIGVLGVIFGFILLWNPAFAGLGVIIWTGLAFLTAGIFNVILSMKLKKIHDMPAKISKELMDRYNKLEREIAEEMEKADS is encoded by the coding sequence ATGCCACAAACATTTTTAAAACGAGCTCGAGGAGCTGTCAAATATTGGTATTTACCGCTACTGGCCGGATTGGTTCTGATCGGAATTGGTATTTGGACCTTCGCTAAGCCCGAAGCTTCGTATGCCGCCTTGGCTTTTTTGTTTGCGCTCTCCTTCCTGATTTCAGGAGCTGCGGAAGCTTTATTCGCATTGAATAACCGAAAAATATTGGATGGCTGGGGATGGACCTTTGTAATGGGACTATTGACTTTGGTCGTTGGATTAATTATGCTTAATCGGCCTGAACTTTCCAAGATAACTTTGGCCTTCTTTGTTGGATTCGTCGTGCTTTTCCGGTCTTTCCAGGCAATAAGTGTAGCCATCGATCTTCGAAATTTTCGCGTCACGGCATGGGGCAATTTAATGGTCATAGGGGTCCTGGGAGTGATCTTCGGTTTCATCCTCTTATGGAACCCGGCCTTTGCTGGACTTGGCGTCATCATTTGGACAGGGCTGGCATTCTTGACCGCTGGTATTTTCAATGTGATTCTCTCCATGAAACTGAAGAAGATCCACGATATGCCTGCCAAGATCTCCAAAGAACTAATGGACCGTTACAACAAATTGGAAAGAGAAATTGCCGAAGAAATGGAAAAGGCAGATTCTTAA
- a CDS encoding arylsulfatase, with translation MKRILSVFLCMIMAAMVYAQDKPNILVIWGDDIGRSNISAYTMGMMGYQTPNIDRVAKEGIIFTDYYGEQSCTAGRSSFIMGQSVFRTGLSKVGLPGADLGMQVEDPTIAGLLKDQGYATGQFGKNHLGDKDTHLPTNHGFDVFFGNLYHLNAEEEPENEDYPGDMIMADGRTFRETYGPRGVIRSSADGKIEDTGPLTKKRMETVDDETVAAALDFIRQQTSSGTPWFVWWSGTRMHFRTHVQESRRHPGNDEYTDGMIEHDMHIGQFLDLLDELGIADNTIVHYSTDNGPHYNTWPDAASTPFRGEKNTNWEGGWRVPAMVRWPGVIKPGSVSNGVVHHMDWLPTFVAAAGKSDIKTDLLDGYNSSALGRNYKVHLDGYNLMEHLKDPQNVESPRKEIFYFSDDGDLTALRYGPWKLIFMEQKVEATLEAWANPFTPLRVPLMFHLRRDPYERAQITSNTYYDWLIDRVYLFIPAQEYVGKFLATFKDYPPRQKAASFSLDQVMEQLSNSGGSK, from the coding sequence ATGAAAAGAATCCTATCCGTCTTTTTGTGCATGATCATGGCTGCTATGGTCTATGCACAAGACAAACCGAACATCCTTGTTATCTGGGGTGACGATATCGGTCGATCCAATATTAGTGCCTACACCATGGGAATGATGGGCTACCAAACTCCGAACATAGATCGGGTAGCAAAAGAAGGAATAATCTTTACGGATTACTATGGAGAGCAGTCCTGTACTGCGGGTCGCTCCTCCTTTATTATGGGACAAAGTGTATTCAGAACCGGTTTGTCCAAAGTAGGACTACCTGGTGCAGATCTCGGTATGCAAGTAGAGGATCCTACCATCGCCGGACTGCTCAAGGATCAAGGTTATGCCACAGGTCAATTTGGAAAGAACCACTTAGGAGATAAAGACACTCACTTGCCAACGAATCACGGATTCGATGTCTTCTTCGGGAACCTCTATCACTTGAATGCCGAAGAAGAGCCAGAAAATGAGGATTATCCAGGAGATATGATCATGGCCGATGGACGAACCTTCCGTGAAACCTATGGCCCCAGAGGAGTAATCCGTAGTTCCGCCGATGGTAAGATCGAAGATACAGGGCCACTGACCAAAAAGCGAATGGAAACTGTAGATGATGAAACCGTTGCAGCAGCCTTGGATTTCATCCGTCAACAGACTTCCTCGGGCACACCATGGTTTGTTTGGTGGAGTGGAACACGCATGCACTTCCGAACACATGTTCAGGAAAGTCGCAGACATCCGGGTAACGATGAATATACCGATGGTATGATCGAGCACGATATGCATATTGGACAATTCCTAGACCTTTTGGACGAATTGGGTATAGCCGACAATACAATTGTGCATTATTCAACTGATAACGGCCCTCATTACAATACGTGGCCAGATGCAGCATCAACTCCTTTCCGAGGTGAAAAGAACACCAACTGGGAAGGTGGATGGCGAGTGCCGGCTATGGTGAGATGGCCAGGTGTCATCAAACCAGGTTCAGTCAGTAATGGCGTGGTGCACCATATGGATTGGCTTCCAACCTTTGTGGCAGCTGCTGGTAAATCAGATATCAAAACAGACCTCTTGGACGGATACAATAGCAGTGCACTGGGGCGCAACTACAAGGTTCATTTGGACGGATACAACCTGATGGAGCACCTCAAGGACCCTCAAAATGTAGAAAGCCCTCGTAAAGAGATTTTCTATTTTTCAGATGACGGTGACTTAACTGCTCTGCGTTATGGTCCTTGGAAACTAATCTTTATGGAACAAAAGGTCGAGGCCACTCTGGAAGCCTGGGCCAATCCGTTTACACCATTGCGTGTACCACTGATGTTCCATTTGAGGAGAGATCCATATGAAAGAGCGCAAATTACCTCTAACACATACTATGACTGGTTAATCGACCGAGTTTATCTGTTTATACCAGCACAGGAGTATGTTGGAAAGTTCCTGGCTACCTTCAAGGATTATCCACCTCGACAGAAGGCGGCCAGTTTCTCACTTGATCAAGTGATGGAACAGCTCTCCAACTCTGGAGGCTCCAAATAA
- a CDS encoding neuromedin U: protein MYRIKFIALCSLLTFSSIVLGQDEETGNSDNLEQKIQNPVADLISLPFQNNIDFGVGPDNRTRNTLNIQPVLPFKINENFNLITRTIVPVISQPVGSSNSEFGLGDVNLSLFLTSAKPKKTIIGYGLALGLPTATDPVLGTGKWSAGPSVVVLVQPKGLTVGGLVQNTWSYAGASDRPDVNFFYSQVFVVKNLSNGWYVNSAPIITANWEASSGNQWTVPIGAGAGKLFRAGKLPINAQLGYYYNVVTPDFGPESQLRIQVVLLFPK from the coding sequence ATGTACAGGATCAAATTCATAGCTCTTTGCTCTTTATTGACGTTTTCTTCGATCGTGTTGGGACAGGATGAAGAGACTGGTAATTCGGATAACCTGGAGCAGAAAATTCAAAATCCAGTTGCTGATCTGATCAGCTTGCCATTTCAAAACAATATCGATTTTGGTGTTGGTCCGGATAACCGGACTCGAAACACGCTGAATATTCAACCAGTACTTCCATTTAAGATAAATGAGAATTTTAACTTGATCACCCGGACGATCGTTCCGGTTATCTCTCAACCTGTGGGAAGTAGTAATAGCGAATTTGGTTTAGGCGATGTCAACCTTAGTCTTTTTCTCACCTCGGCAAAACCCAAGAAGACTATCATTGGTTATGGTTTAGCACTAGGTCTTCCCACCGCGACAGATCCGGTACTGGGCACTGGTAAATGGAGCGCAGGGCCCAGTGTGGTTGTTTTAGTGCAGCCCAAAGGATTGACCGTTGGAGGCCTTGTCCAGAACACTTGGTCCTATGCAGGGGCAAGTGACAGACCGGATGTGAACTTTTTTTACTCCCAGGTGTTTGTCGTCAAGAATCTGTCCAATGGATGGTATGTAAATTCCGCACCCATAATAACAGCCAATTGGGAAGCTAGTTCGGGTAATCAATGGACAGTTCCTATTGGAGCGGGTGCTGGGAAACTATTTCGCGCCGGCAAACTACCTATAAACGCCCAATTGGGTTACTATTACAATGTAGTTACACCCGATTTCGGTCCTGAGAGTCAACTGAGGATCCAAGTCGTACTATTATTTCCAAAATAA
- a CDS encoding potassium channel family protein: protein MVERLYPYRFGLFLLSLSFILFGGLLMPFGIFEDVFLPIANTLNLVAGLLLISDNKRMFRFFLVLLGLLLLTSLLNLFGIGDGRLNHLVNMAVLFPFYAMVTYEIIKQILTMKNVTMSTLLGLISGYICLGLIGALLCMIIEMFAPGSFSGITPARGILPNVEDIVYFSYITLLTIGYGEIFPVADAARKAAILIGLVGQFYMVIITAVVVSKYMSQKN from the coding sequence TTGGTAGAAAGGTTATATCCATATCGTTTCGGACTTTTTCTTCTCAGTCTGAGTTTTATTCTTTTCGGGGGCCTGTTGATGCCTTTCGGAATATTTGAAGATGTTTTTCTGCCTATAGCGAACACCCTAAACCTGGTTGCTGGTCTGCTTCTTATATCAGATAATAAGCGGATGTTTCGTTTTTTCCTGGTATTGCTCGGTCTGCTGCTTCTTACTTCCCTGTTGAATCTCTTTGGAATTGGCGATGGCCGATTGAATCACCTGGTGAACATGGCAGTTTTATTCCCGTTCTATGCCATGGTGACCTATGAGATCATCAAACAGATACTCACCATGAAAAATGTGACCATGTCGACTTTGTTAGGGTTGATTAGTGGTTATATCTGTCTTGGACTTATCGGAGCATTATTGTGTATGATAATTGAGATGTTCGCTCCAGGATCTTTTTCTGGAATAACCCCAGCAAGGGGTATATTGCCCAATGTAGAGGACATCGTATATTTTAGTTACATCACCTTGCTGACCATAGGTTACGGAGAGATCTTTCCAGTGGCCGATGCCGCCCGGAAAGCGGCTATTTTGATCGGGTTGGTAGGACAATTCTATATGGTTATCATCACAGCGGTTGTGGTTTCCAAATACATGAGTCAAAAGAATTAA
- a CDS encoding NAD-dependent epimerase/dehydratase family protein — MSKSILVIGARGQIGTELTSALRDIHGNDSVIASDIVTIDDAFTNSGPFVQLDAMDKMAIQDVIKDNEVEEVYLMAAMLSATAEKYPSKAWDLNMTSLFNLLEIAKEGLITRLFWPSSIAVFGPTTPRQNTPQHTITEPSTVYGISKLAGERWCEYYSKQFGVDVRSIRYPGLISYKTAPGGGTTDYAIDVFHQALNNGNYDCFLGPQSTLPMMYMDDAIRATISIMDVPSEQISIRNSYNLAGVSFSPAEIASEIEKRIPGFQMDYNPDFRQAIADSWPASIDDSQARKDWNWSHRFELKELVEEMIKNLSGQQ, encoded by the coding sequence ATGAGCAAAAGCATACTGGTTATCGGTGCCAGAGGACAGATAGGAACCGAATTGACCTCAGCCCTAAGGGATATTCACGGCAACGACTCCGTCATTGCCAGCGACATTGTCACTATAGATGACGCATTTACTAATTCCGGTCCATTTGTGCAGTTAGATGCCATGGATAAAATGGCAATCCAAGACGTCATCAAGGATAACGAAGTAGAAGAGGTTTATCTGATGGCAGCTATGCTTTCTGCAACCGCAGAGAAGTACCCATCCAAGGCTTGGGACTTGAACATGACCTCTTTGTTCAATCTGTTGGAAATAGCTAAAGAAGGGTTGATCACCCGTTTATTCTGGCCTTCCAGCATAGCAGTCTTTGGCCCCACAACCCCGCGTCAAAATACTCCTCAGCATACCATTACTGAACCCAGTACAGTCTACGGAATTTCAAAGCTAGCCGGAGAAAGATGGTGCGAGTACTATAGCAAACAATTTGGAGTGGATGTCCGTTCTATCCGTTATCCTGGCCTGATCAGCTATAAAACTGCGCCTGGAGGAGGGACTACAGATTATGCAATAGATGTTTTCCACCAAGCCCTAAACAATGGTAATTATGATTGCTTTCTGGGCCCGCAATCGACCCTTCCAATGATGTATATGGACGATGCCATCCGCGCCACCATCAGTATAATGGATGTGCCTTCAGAACAGATCAGCATACGAAATTCTTATAACCTGGCGGGGGTTAGCTTTTCACCGGCTGAGATTGCGTCAGAGATCGAGAAACGCATTCCCGGATTTCAAATGGATTACAATCCCGATTTTAGACAAGCGATCGCGGATTCGTGGCCAGCCAGCATAGACGATAGTCAAGCCCGGAAAGATTGGAATTGGAGTCATCGATTTGAGCTAAAAGAACTGGTGGAGGAGATGATCAAGAATCTATCCGGTCAGCAGTGA
- a CDS encoding M13 family metallopeptidase encodes MKTKLISTTMALTLLVALVSSCAEEKDTAKVDDAPHGLIMANMDTAVDPKEDFYNYVNGTWMKETKIPDDRSSWGGFSVLRKSTDADVLRLISNAKEFNRYSADSDQGKALALFDTKLDTLTRNDRGISPLQPTLDNIASIENLEDLQTKLATDPAMSSPFLGVQAFGDLNNSAMNAAYLTPAGLGLPDRDYYLDQDDKSKEIRAEYVNHITRMLQYLGDDEATARLSAEKILEMETKLAEPRFDKVQSRDARNFNNPKTLAEVQEMMPAINIQKLLDDLGVEKQVDTMIVMQPEYTRVLNDFMTETPMEDIKTLMRWDTFNSNTNVLTTDIEKANWEFYSKYLRGAQEQRPAEERALATVNGTMGEALGQVYVDEMFPPEAKAKAELMIANVIAAFQDRIKNLDWMSDSTKLKAVEKLDKFTVKIGYPDEWEDYSNMEIKAENGYFENMVAANKWALEKNLGEIGEPVDRGEWGMAPQTVNAYFNPLNNEIVFPAAILQPPFYDYLADEAVNYGGIGAVIGHEISHAFDDSGSRFDGDGNLVNWWTEDDLVKFTERGDALAEQYSQIEVLDSVFINGKFTLGENIGDLGGLLGAYDGLQRFYAENGRPEDIDGLTAEQRFFMSWATIWRTLSREDALRTQIKTDPHSPGRYRATQPLLNIDAFYEAFDIKEGDAMYLPPEERVRIW; translated from the coding sequence ATGAAAACCAAACTGATCAGCACTACAATGGCTCTCACCTTGCTCGTTGCTTTGGTGAGTTCGTGCGCCGAAGAAAAAGATACGGCCAAGGTGGATGATGCCCCTCACGGGTTAATTATGGCCAACATGGATACCGCTGTAGATCCCAAGGAGGATTTCTACAATTATGTGAACGGTACCTGGATGAAAGAGACCAAGATTCCAGACGATCGCTCCAGTTGGGGTGGATTCAGTGTACTGCGGAAATCGACAGATGCAGACGTGCTGAGATTGATCTCTAACGCAAAAGAGTTTAACCGATATTCTGCGGATTCCGATCAAGGCAAAGCCTTAGCCTTGTTCGATACCAAATTGGATACACTTACTCGCAATGACCGCGGAATATCCCCGCTGCAACCAACATTAGACAACATTGCCAGTATCGAGAATCTGGAAGATCTTCAAACGAAGTTGGCGACAGACCCGGCTATGTCTTCTCCATTCTTGGGAGTTCAGGCTTTCGGAGATCTAAATAACTCAGCAATGAACGCAGCTTATCTAACTCCAGCAGGTTTAGGTCTTCCGGACCGTGATTATTATCTGGATCAGGACGACAAGTCCAAAGAGATTCGAGCGGAATACGTTAACCACATCACAAGAATGCTGCAATATCTGGGAGATGACGAGGCTACAGCACGTCTAAGTGCAGAGAAGATTTTGGAAATGGAAACCAAATTGGCCGAGCCTCGCTTTGACAAAGTTCAGAGTCGTGATGCTCGTAATTTCAACAACCCAAAAACACTAGCTGAGGTACAGGAAATGATGCCGGCAATCAACATACAGAAATTACTAGATGACCTGGGTGTCGAGAAACAGGTAGATACGATGATCGTGATGCAGCCGGAATACACCAGAGTCCTGAACGATTTCATGACTGAGACCCCAATGGAGGATATCAAGACGCTGATGCGTTGGGATACCTTCAATAGTAATACCAATGTATTGACCACGGATATCGAAAAGGCCAATTGGGAGTTTTACAGCAAATACCTTCGAGGGGCGCAAGAACAACGTCCTGCAGAAGAGCGTGCCCTGGCAACGGTAAACGGTACAATGGGAGAGGCCTTAGGTCAGGTTTATGTTGACGAAATGTTCCCACCTGAAGCCAAGGCCAAGGCGGAATTGATGATCGCTAACGTGATCGCGGCCTTCCAGGACAGAATCAAGAATCTGGATTGGATGAGTGATTCCACTAAATTAAAAGCTGTCGAGAAATTGGATAAGTTCACTGTGAAGATTGGTTATCCGGACGAGTGGGAAGATTACTCCAATATGGAGATCAAAGCCGAAAACGGCTATTTCGAGAATATGGTGGCTGCGAACAAGTGGGCACTGGAAAAGAACCTTGGTGAGATTGGTGAGCCCGTAGATCGAGGTGAGTGGGGTATGGCTCCTCAGACCGTAAACGCTTACTTCAACCCCTTGAACAATGAGATCGTGTTCCCGGCAGCTATCCTTCAGCCACCGTTCTATGATTACCTGGCTGACGAAGCCGTTAACTATGGAGGTATTGGTGCAGTAATCGGTCACGAGATCTCTCATGCCTTTGACGACAGTGGATCCAGATTTGACGGTGATGGTAATCTGGTCAATTGGTGGACAGAAGATGATCTTGTCAAGTTTACCGAGAGAGGAGATGCCTTGGCAGAGCAGTATTCTCAGATCGAGGTACTGGATAGCGTTTTCATCAATGGAAAATTCACCCTTGGTGAGAATATTGGAGATCTTGGAGGTCTTTTAGGAGCTTATGACGGTCTGCAGCGTTTCTACGCCGAAAACGGACGTCCGGAAGATATTGACGGATTAACGGCAGAACAAAGATTCTTTATGAGTTGGGCAACAATTTGGAGAACACTCTCCAGAGAAGATGCCTTGAGGACCCAGATCAAAACGGATCCGCACTCACCTGGACGATACCGGGCTACTCAGCCATTACTGAATATCGATGCCTTCTATGAAGCATTCGATATTAAAGAAGGAGATGCCATGTATTTGCCACCGGAAGAGCGTGTAAGAATTTGGTAG
- a CDS encoding SDR family oxidoreductase has translation MTRTIGMAGVGWLGLPLARHLKLLGYTIKGSVSSLDKAGLLQQSGLEVYPITLTDHGIQGPVQAFLGEVETLVIMIPPGLRRNTGSDYVLKMAYFLDEIKLSKAQKVILVSSTSVYGDSQGKVTEKDLPKPETEAGRQLLQVEQMFFNSGGFKTTIVRFGGLYGGSRQPVRYLAGRKNLSGGNAPVNLIHREDCVQIISLIIRQNAYGKIFNAVMPSHPTKADYYSMVAESLGLEPPHYSEESGGDLIYKQVDSDQIGPVLEYDFIHHL, from the coding sequence ATGACTAGAACGATCGGTATGGCGGGAGTTGGGTGGTTGGGCCTGCCATTGGCACGTCACCTAAAACTTTTGGGGTATACCATCAAAGGCAGCGTGAGCAGTCTGGACAAGGCCGGACTGCTGCAACAAAGCGGTCTGGAAGTCTATCCGATAACCCTCACCGATCATGGCATTCAAGGTCCTGTTCAGGCCTTTCTCGGAGAGGTTGAGACCCTTGTAATTATGATTCCGCCTGGTTTAAGGCGTAATACAGGCTCAGACTATGTATTGAAGATGGCCTATTTCCTGGATGAGATCAAGCTGTCTAAGGCCCAAAAGGTCATTTTAGTTTCCAGCACATCCGTTTATGGCGATTCACAAGGGAAGGTAACCGAAAAAGACCTGCCCAAACCGGAAACTGAAGCAGGTAGACAGCTATTACAGGTGGAACAGATGTTCTTTAACTCGGGAGGTTTTAAAACCACTATAGTCAGGTTTGGAGGACTCTATGGCGGCAGTCGGCAACCGGTCAGATATCTGGCAGGCAGAAAGAACTTGAGTGGCGGGAATGCTCCGGTAAACCTCATCCATAGAGAAGATTGTGTTCAGATCATTTCCCTTATCATAAGGCAAAATGCGTATGGCAAGATCTTTAATGCCGTCATGCCCTCGCATCCCACAAAGGCAGATTACTATTCCATGGTTGCAGAATCTTTAGGGCTGGAACCTCCACATTACTCGGAAGAGTCCGGTGGTGACCTAATCTACAAGCAGGTTGATTCCGACCAGATCGGCCCCGTTTTAGAATACGACTTTATTCACCACCTATAA